A window of the Lolium perenne isolate Kyuss_39 chromosome 7, Kyuss_2.0, whole genome shotgun sequence genome harbors these coding sequences:
- the LOC127312730 gene encoding uncharacterized protein isoform X2, with amino-acid sequence MDKSWMNAARHTEEYIQGLARFLGYAFAKSSVENKILCPCKNCVNSYWREERIVREHLICEGFTEGYSQLIFHGESGSSSQDPLNFYDVQERDEGDDISALLRDLGGGLDDDRGEFEDDGGADQDDPFLQSLHKLEAESRQELYPGCKNFSKLRFLVRLLHTKMLGGWSDKSFNLLLDLLKEAYPESAIPKNCNEAKKLVKCMGLGYVKIDACENDCILFWKDNASANSCPKCKASRWKSERKHADGTRVHKVPKKVLRYFPIKKRLQRLFACSRTAALTRWHAEDRTQDGLLRHPADSLLWKDFEDKNPKFAKDSRSIRLALATDGFNPFRSMNLSYSIWPVLMIPYNFSHNMVMKQPNFILSLLIPGQRAPGSDIDVYFEPLVDDMLDMFFDGVRTYDASKGEFFQLYAAIICTITEMVARREAEHRMSTLEEQVQQMEQRMNKMQEMMSRGGQHLEAPSSQNGSNSRQNSRAEIEEEIDGEDGDEEESEDGNVQRRKIVANPGNSSTQQDESLIGMDVLLYAWTGPETPVAKATVLSVDPDIIVGGEPLGPGTYEVIVNVAIKRDTILPYQCEDLLYIRDAVTRSIAWPSSKIKPYKPAASTSSRR; translated from the exons ATGGATAAAAGTTGGATGAACGCGGCTAG GCATACAGAGGAGTACATACAAGGGCTAGCTAGATTCTTGGGGTATGCGTTTGCTAAATCATCGGTTGAGAACAAAATCTTATGTCCTTGCAAAAACTGTGTGAACTCGTACTGGAGAGAAGAAAGAATAGTTCGTGAGCACctgatatgtgagggttttactgAAGGATATAGCCAATTGATTTTTCATGGAGAGAGTGGCTCTTCTTCTCAGGATCCACTAAATTTTTATGATGTCCAAGAGAGGGATGAGGGTGATGATATTTCTGCCTTGCTAAGAGACCTAGGGGGTGGTTTAGATGATGATAGGGGAGAATTTGAAGATGATg gtggTGCAGATCAGGATGATCCTTTCTTACAATCTCTGCACAAGTTGGAAGCTGAATCTAGACAAGAGTTATATCCTGGCTGTAAAAACTTTTCGAAGCTCCGTTTCCTAGTTAGACTTCTTCACACCAAAATGCTGGGAGGGTGGTCTGATAAAAGTTTTAATCTTCTATTAGATCTGCTTAAAGAGGCTTACCCTGAGTCCGCAATACCTAAAAACTGCAATGAAGCTAAAAAACTAGTGAAATGCATGGGACTTGGGTATGTTAAGATTGATGCATGTGAGAATGATTGCATTCTCTTTTGGAAAGACAATGCCAGTGCCAATTCATGCCCAAAATGTAAAGCCTCCCGATGGAAATCTGAAAGAAAGCATGCAGATGGGACACGTGTTCACAAGGTTCCTAAGAAGGTTCTGCGATACTTCCCCATAAAGAAAAGGCTTCAAAGGTTGTTTGCATGCTCTAGAACTGCAGCTCTCACAAGATGGCATGCAGAAGATCGCACGCAAGATGGTTTGCTTAGGCATCCCGCAGATTCTCTTCTTTGGAAAGACTTTGAGGACAAAAATCCAAAATTTGCTAAAGATAGCCGAAGCATCAGGCTTGCACTAGCCACAGACGGTTTTAACCCCTTTCGTTCCATGAATCTCAGCTATAGCATATGGCCTGTCCTAATGATTCCATATAACTTTTCTCACAACATGGTTATGAAGCAACCGAATTTTATATTATCTTTGTTGATTCCTGGCCAAAGAGCTCCTGGTAGTGATATTGATGTCTATTTCGAGCCTCTAGTTGATGATATGCTAGATATGTTTTTTGATGGTGTTAGGACCTATGATGCATCAAAAGGGGAGTTTTTTCAGTTGTATGCTGCCATAATATGCACAATTACAGAAATGGTAGCACGTCGAGAAGCTGAACACCGCATGAGCACTTTGGAGGAGCAGGTGCAACAAATGGAGCAACGAATGAAcaaaatgcaagaaatgatgtcacGAGGAGGGCAACATTTGGAGGCTCCTAGCTCGCAAAATGGTTCTAATTCTCGACAA AACTCAAGAGCTGAAATTGAGGAAGAAATTGATGgcgaagacggcgatgaagaggAAAGCGAAGATGGCAATGTTCAGAGAAGAAAAATTGTTGCAAATCCAGGAAACTCTTCAACCCAGCAAGATGAAAGCCTT ATTGGGATGGATGTGCTTCTTTATGCATGGACTGGTCCTGAAACTCCTGTTGCTAAGGCAACAGTTCTCTCGGTCGATCCAGACATAAttgtgggtggggagccccttggaCCTGGTACTTATGAGGTTATTGTGAATGTTGCCATTAAAAGGGATACTATTCTTCCATATCAGTGTGAGGATTTACTATATATTAGAGATGCTGTCACAAGGTCCATTGCATGGCCATCTAGCAAG ATAAAGCCCTACAAACCAGCGGCCTCTACCTCATCTCGCCGGTGA
- the LOC127312730 gene encoding uncharacterized protein isoform X1 gives MKSEVTCCICMLACRHTEEYIQGLARFLGYAFAKSSVENKILCPCKNCVNSYWREERIVREHLICEGFTEGYSQLIFHGESGSSSQDPLNFYDVQERDEGDDISALLRDLGGGLDDDRGEFEDDGGADQDDPFLQSLHKLEAESRQELYPGCKNFSKLRFLVRLLHTKMLGGWSDKSFNLLLDLLKEAYPESAIPKNCNEAKKLVKCMGLGYVKIDACENDCILFWKDNASANSCPKCKASRWKSERKHADGTRVHKVPKKVLRYFPIKKRLQRLFACSRTAALTRWHAEDRTQDGLLRHPADSLLWKDFEDKNPKFAKDSRSIRLALATDGFNPFRSMNLSYSIWPVLMIPYNFSHNMVMKQPNFILSLLIPGQRAPGSDIDVYFEPLVDDMLDMFFDGVRTYDASKGEFFQLYAAIICTITEMVARREAEHRMSTLEEQVQQMEQRMNKMQEMMSRGGQHLEAPSSQNGSNSRQNSRAEIEEEIDGEDGDEEESEDGNVQRRKIVANPGNSSTQQDESLIGMDVLLYAWTGPETPVAKATVLSVDPDIIVGGEPLGPGTYEVIVNVAIKRDTILPYQCEDLLYIRDAVTRSIAWPSSKIKPYKPAASTSSRR, from the exons ATGAAATCAGAGGTAACTTGTTGCATATGTATGCTTGCATGTAGGCATACAGAGGAGTACATACAAGGGCTAGCTAGATTCTTGGGGTATGCGTTTGCTAAATCATCGGTTGAGAACAAAATCTTATGTCCTTGCAAAAACTGTGTGAACTCGTACTGGAGAGAAGAAAGAATAGTTCGTGAGCACctgatatgtgagggttttactgAAGGATATAGCCAATTGATTTTTCATGGAGAGAGTGGCTCTTCTTCTCAGGATCCACTAAATTTTTATGATGTCCAAGAGAGGGATGAGGGTGATGATATTTCTGCCTTGCTAAGAGACCTAGGGGGTGGTTTAGATGATGATAGGGGAGAATTTGAAGATGATg gtggTGCAGATCAGGATGATCCTTTCTTACAATCTCTGCACAAGTTGGAAGCTGAATCTAGACAAGAGTTATATCCTGGCTGTAAAAACTTTTCGAAGCTCCGTTTCCTAGTTAGACTTCTTCACACCAAAATGCTGGGAGGGTGGTCTGATAAAAGTTTTAATCTTCTATTAGATCTGCTTAAAGAGGCTTACCCTGAGTCCGCAATACCTAAAAACTGCAATGAAGCTAAAAAACTAGTGAAATGCATGGGACTTGGGTATGTTAAGATTGATGCATGTGAGAATGATTGCATTCTCTTTTGGAAAGACAATGCCAGTGCCAATTCATGCCCAAAATGTAAAGCCTCCCGATGGAAATCTGAAAGAAAGCATGCAGATGGGACACGTGTTCACAAGGTTCCTAAGAAGGTTCTGCGATACTTCCCCATAAAGAAAAGGCTTCAAAGGTTGTTTGCATGCTCTAGAACTGCAGCTCTCACAAGATGGCATGCAGAAGATCGCACGCAAGATGGTTTGCTTAGGCATCCCGCAGATTCTCTTCTTTGGAAAGACTTTGAGGACAAAAATCCAAAATTTGCTAAAGATAGCCGAAGCATCAGGCTTGCACTAGCCACAGACGGTTTTAACCCCTTTCGTTCCATGAATCTCAGCTATAGCATATGGCCTGTCCTAATGATTCCATATAACTTTTCTCACAACATGGTTATGAAGCAACCGAATTTTATATTATCTTTGTTGATTCCTGGCCAAAGAGCTCCTGGTAGTGATATTGATGTCTATTTCGAGCCTCTAGTTGATGATATGCTAGATATGTTTTTTGATGGTGTTAGGACCTATGATGCATCAAAAGGGGAGTTTTTTCAGTTGTATGCTGCCATAATATGCACAATTACAGAAATGGTAGCACGTCGAGAAGCTGAACACCGCATGAGCACTTTGGAGGAGCAGGTGCAACAAATGGAGCAACGAATGAAcaaaatgcaagaaatgatgtcacGAGGAGGGCAACATTTGGAGGCTCCTAGCTCGCAAAATGGTTCTAATTCTCGACAA AACTCAAGAGCTGAAATTGAGGAAGAAATTGATGgcgaagacggcgatgaagaggAAAGCGAAGATGGCAATGTTCAGAGAAGAAAAATTGTTGCAAATCCAGGAAACTCTTCAACCCAGCAAGATGAAAGCCTT ATTGGGATGGATGTGCTTCTTTATGCATGGACTGGTCCTGAAACTCCTGTTGCTAAGGCAACAGTTCTCTCGGTCGATCCAGACATAAttgtgggtggggagccccttggaCCTGGTACTTATGAGGTTATTGTGAATGTTGCCATTAAAAGGGATACTATTCTTCCATATCAGTGTGAGGATTTACTATATATTAGAGATGCTGTCACAAGGTCCATTGCATGGCCATCTAGCAAG ATAAAGCCCTACAAACCAGCGGCCTCTACCTCATCTCGCCGGTGA